From one Marinobacter sp. LV10MA510-1 genomic stretch:
- a CDS encoding ribonuclease D encodes MNANELPRLTAPAPSEPVLWLETPEQLDDWLAAQPKEPLTLDTEFERVSTYYPIPGLVQLGLADQFRLVDPEVAEASAGFRAALEDEQRPKLLYAVSEDLELFRHWLGIPMQGVIDLQLGVAFAGLGFSMGYAKLVESLFGESLDKTLTRSNWISRPLSDLQQRYAIDDVRFLKPIYDWLQEVLAGRGLQQALVEESARFAADLASQDDPTRHYLKLRGGWPLSAPQQQVLQALVSWRERECHRQDKPRNWVMADPLLLAMAETQPKTLNALSDIQGLASGQVRRHGDTLLALIAKADAAEDVAIEPIAAPLTRDQQGFYKQLKKHFVRAAEAADIPIELLAPRKRLEAVLQQQTLAGNPFFEGWRSQILAPVRGTIEELLS; translated from the coding sequence ATGAATGCGAATGAACTTCCCCGGCTGACAGCGCCTGCGCCATCCGAACCGGTGCTATGGTTGGAAACTCCTGAGCAGCTGGACGACTGGCTGGCGGCGCAGCCAAAAGAACCTTTGACCCTCGATACCGAATTCGAGCGGGTGAGCACCTATTACCCGATACCGGGCTTGGTGCAGCTTGGGCTGGCCGATCAATTTCGCCTGGTGGACCCGGAAGTGGCAGAGGCCTCTGCCGGTTTTCGCGCGGCTCTGGAAGACGAACAACGCCCAAAGCTGTTGTACGCGGTGAGCGAAGACCTGGAACTGTTCCGCCATTGGCTGGGCATTCCCATGCAGGGGGTGATTGATTTGCAGCTGGGCGTGGCATTTGCCGGGCTCGGGTTTTCTATGGGTTACGCGAAATTAGTTGAAAGCCTGTTTGGTGAGAGCCTGGATAAAACGCTTACCCGCTCCAACTGGATTTCGCGGCCTTTGAGCGATTTACAGCAGCGCTACGCCATTGATGACGTGCGCTTTTTAAAGCCGATTTACGACTGGCTGCAAGAGGTTTTGGCCGGGCGCGGGCTGCAACAGGCCCTGGTGGAAGAGTCCGCTCGCTTTGCCGCAGACCTGGCAAGCCAAGACGATCCTACCCGGCATTATTTAAAGCTGCGCGGCGGTTGGCCTTTGAGCGCCCCGCAGCAACAGGTGCTGCAGGCGTTGGTGAGCTGGCGCGAGCGCGAATGTCATCGCCAGGACAAACCCCGTAACTGGGTAATGGCAGACCCTTTGCTGCTGGCAATGGCCGAGACCCAGCCCAAAACCTTGAACGCTTTGTCGGATATTCAGGGCCTGGCATCCGGCCAGGTTCGCCGTCACGGCGACACCCTGCTGGCGCTGATCGCCAAAGCAGATGCCGCCGAGGATGTGGCCATCGAGCCGATTGCGGCGCCTTTGACCCGAGACCAACAGGGCTTTTACAAACAGCTCAAAAAGCACTTTGTGCGTGCTGCGGAAGCGGCTGATATTCCTATAGAATTGCTGGCGCCGCGCAAGCGCCTGGAAGCCGTTTTGCAGCAACAAACCCTGGCGGGTAACCCGTTTTTTGAAGGCTGGCGCAGCCAGATACTGGCTCCGGTTCGGGGCACAATCGAGGAACTGCTTTCGTGA
- a CDS encoding AMP-binding protein, which translates to MQSADAFKAARQQLLDLREDYDRAYETFKWPELNEFNWALDWFDDYARGNEKIALWLVDADGSEYRYSFEQMRQNSNQVANFLRDQGLGRGDTLLIMLDNVIELWETMLAAIKLGALVIPASTLLSKKDLGDRLGRGGVTHVLTTNEHVPKFEGVAEGLVRIVAGEPCEQWINYEDAYDYEKTFEPEGVTLATDPMLLYFTSGTTSLPKLVLHTHQSYPVGSLSTMYWLGLQPDDIHFNISSPGWAKHAWSNLFAPWDAGCTVFIYRQPRFDAPATLKVIADKGVTSLCAPPTVWRMLIQEDLAAYDMKLKSLVGAGEPLNPEVIARVAKLWGLTIRDGYGQTETTAQIGNPPAQKMKSGSMGRPLPGYKITLLDPVDKEVTEGEIAIDVRNQRPLGLMQEYRDDPERMAQALHSGFYRTGDVASRDDDGYYWYVGRADDVFKSSDYRVSPFELESILIEHESVAEAAVVPAPDEMRLSVPKAYIVLRRDYEPGPEAAKALFAFIRERMAPYMRIRQIEFAELPKTISGKIRRVELRTHAASSEQGEYAYTETDFPELKD; encoded by the coding sequence ATGCAATCGGCAGACGCATTCAAGGCGGCTCGTCAGCAACTGCTGGACCTGCGCGAAGACTATGACCGGGCCTACGAGACCTTCAAATGGCCCGAGCTGAACGAGTTCAATTGGGCGCTCGACTGGTTCGATGATTACGCCAGAGGCAATGAGAAGATTGCGCTCTGGCTGGTGGATGCCGACGGCAGCGAGTACCGCTACAGCTTCGAACAGATGCGACAGAACTCCAACCAGGTAGCGAATTTTCTGCGCGACCAAGGGCTCGGACGGGGCGATACCCTGCTGATCATGCTCGATAATGTCATTGAACTCTGGGAAACCATGCTGGCCGCGATCAAGCTGGGTGCCCTCGTTATTCCAGCCAGCACGCTGCTATCGAAGAAGGATCTCGGCGACCGGCTTGGGCGTGGTGGTGTCACTCATGTGCTCACCACTAATGAGCATGTTCCCAAATTTGAAGGGGTGGCAGAGGGGCTGGTCCGCATCGTCGCAGGTGAACCTTGCGAGCAGTGGATTAATTACGAAGATGCCTATGACTATGAAAAGACTTTCGAGCCGGAGGGCGTAACCCTCGCCACCGACCCGATGCTGCTGTATTTCACGTCGGGCACCACCTCCCTGCCGAAGCTTGTACTGCATACGCATCAAAGCTATCCGGTCGGTTCGCTGTCGACCATGTACTGGCTCGGCCTGCAGCCCGATGATATCCATTTCAATATCAGTTCGCCCGGCTGGGCCAAGCATGCTTGGTCCAACCTGTTCGCACCCTGGGATGCCGGCTGCACGGTGTTCATCTACCGCCAGCCGCGCTTCGACGCGCCCGCCACGCTAAAAGTCATTGCCGATAAGGGCGTGACCTCCCTGTGCGCGCCTCCCACCGTATGGCGCATGCTCATCCAAGAGGACCTGGCGGCTTATGACATGAAGCTCAAGAGCCTGGTCGGCGCGGGCGAACCGCTTAATCCGGAAGTCATCGCACGCGTAGCAAAACTCTGGGGCCTCACAATCCGCGACGGCTACGGCCAGACTGAAACCACGGCACAGATCGGCAATCCGCCGGCACAGAAAATGAAGTCCGGCTCGATGGGTCGGCCCTTGCCTGGCTACAAGATTACATTGCTCGATCCGGTCGATAAGGAAGTAACCGAAGGCGAGATCGCCATCGATGTGCGTAATCAGCGTCCGCTCGGTCTGATGCAGGAATATCGTGACGATCCCGAACGCATGGCTCAGGCACTGCATAGCGGCTTTTATCGCACCGGCGACGTGGCCAGTCGCGACGACGATGGCTATTACTGGTACGTCGGCCGCGCGGACGACGTGTTCAAGAGCTCGGATTACCGCGTTAGCCCATTTGAGTTGGAATCTATTCTCATCGAGCACGAATCCGTGGCCGAGGCCGCAGTTGTGCCGGCACCCGATGAAATGCGACTGAGCGTACCCAAGGCCTATATCGTGCTGCGCCGCGACTACGAGCCTGGCCCGGAGGCGGCAAAGGCCCTGTTTGCTTTCATTCGCGAGCGCATGGCGCCGTACATGCGGATTCGCCAGATAGAATTTGCCGAGTTGCCCAAAACCATCTCCGGCAAGATTCGTCGTGTTGAACTACGTACCCATGCTGCCAGCAGCGAACAGGGTGAGTATGCCTATACCGAAACGGATTTTCCCGAGTTGAAGGACTGA
- a CDS encoding YbaB/EbfC family nucleoid-associated protein — MMDNMGELMKKAQQMQENMQKAQEEIAKAEVTGESGAGLVKVLMNGRHDVRKVEIDPSLMSEKKDILEDLLAAAVNDAVRRVDANQKEKMSGMMSGMGLPPGFKMPF, encoded by the coding sequence ATGATGGACAACATGGGTGAGCTGATGAAAAAAGCCCAACAAATGCAAGAAAATATGCAAAAAGCGCAGGAAGAAATCGCCAAGGCAGAAGTAACGGGCGAATCCGGTGCGGGGCTTGTGAAGGTGCTGATGAACGGCCGCCACGACGTTCGTAAAGTGGAGATTGATCCGTCTTTGATGAGCGAAAAAAAGGACATTCTTGAAGACTTGCTGGCGGCGGCGGTGAATGACGCAGTGCGCCGTGTGGACGCCAATCAGAAAGAAAAAATGTCTGGCATGATGTCGGGCATGGGTCTTCCTCCCGGCTTTAAGATGCCTTTCTAA
- a CDS encoding RNA-guided endonuclease InsQ/TnpB family protein: MKRLQAFKFQIEPNGEQIRAMRQYAGNARKIWNLALNRQQELHTAGEKFTNSFGMNNWLPAWKQAFSYLCDSPAQTLQQVTKDLAAAYKNFFEKRADFPQFKKKGRSSDRFRFPQGFEIDEANRRIRLPKLGWIRYRKSRGILGLAKNITVSCVAGKWYASIQTEREVGQPIHPSTSIVGLDAGITLFATLSDGTMFEPVNALRTRAAKMAKYQRRMSRKVTFSRNWKKAKARITTLHQRVAHTRNDFLHKTSNIISKNHAMVVIEDLNVTNMSKSASGTLEAPGRRVKAKSGLNKSILDQGWGEFRRQLEYKQAWLGGEVFAVNPRNTSRTCPACGHICAENRKTQSQFECVDCGYAENADLNAAINILRAGHARLACEVNGAVMPSATGTHRSDSGMAQCHA; encoded by the coding sequence ATGAAACGCCTTCAAGCATTCAAATTTCAAATTGAGCCAAACGGTGAGCAAATCCGCGCCATGCGTCAGTACGCTGGTAATGCTCGCAAGATTTGGAATTTGGCTTTGAATCGTCAGCAAGAGCTACATACTGCCGGTGAAAAATTCACCAACAGCTTTGGCATGAATAATTGGCTGCCAGCGTGGAAGCAGGCATTCTCGTACTTGTGCGACTCTCCCGCACAAACACTACAACAAGTCACAAAAGACCTGGCCGCTGCGTACAAGAACTTCTTTGAGAAGCGTGCCGATTTTCCACAATTCAAGAAAAAAGGTAGGTCGTCAGACCGCTTTCGTTTTCCGCAAGGTTTCGAGATTGACGAAGCCAATCGACGTATTCGACTCCCAAAGCTAGGCTGGATTCGCTACCGCAAGAGCCGTGGCATCCTCGGACTGGCAAAGAACATCACCGTTTCCTGTGTGGCTGGCAAGTGGTACGCCAGCATTCAGACCGAGCGCGAAGTTGGGCAGCCAATACATCCATCAACGTCGATAGTCGGCCTCGATGCAGGTATCACGCTATTCGCGACGCTCTCTGACGGCACGATGTTCGAGCCGGTCAATGCGCTGCGTACCCGCGCTGCGAAGATGGCAAAGTATCAGCGACGCATGAGCCGCAAGGTCACATTCAGCCGCAATTGGAAAAAGGCGAAGGCCCGTATCACCACGTTGCATCAACGGGTTGCTCATACCCGCAATGACTTTCTCCACAAGACCTCGAACATCATCAGCAAAAACCACGCGATGGTCGTCATCGAAGATCTGAACGTCACGAATATGAGCAAGTCAGCAAGCGGCACACTTGAGGCACCAGGACGACGCGTAAAAGCCAAATCCGGCCTTAATAAGTCGATTCTCGATCAGGGCTGGGGCGAGTTCCGCCGCCAGTTGGAATACAAACAGGCGTGGCTGGGCGGTGAAGTGTTTGCCGTCAACCCTCGTAACACCAGCCGGACGTGTCCGGCCTGCGGTCATATTTGTGCAGAGAATCGCAAGACTCAATCGCAATTCGAATGTGTCGACTGTGGGTATGCTGAAAATGCAGACCTCAACGCCGCCATCAATATTCTAAGGGCAGGTCATGCCCGGTTAGCCTGTGAAGTGAACGGTGCGGTAATGCCGTCAGCAACAGGAACCCACCGAAGCGACTCAGGGATGGCTCAATGCCATGCCTGA
- the prpD gene encoding 2-methylcitrate dehydratase, translated as MSATFELNERPDYDDVLQTIADYVLNYQIDSEEAWTTARHCLMDTLGCGLLALKFPECTKHLGPLVEGTIVPNGARVPGTSFRMDPVKAAWDIGCIIRWLDYNDTWLAAEWGHPSDNLGGILAVADHLSQKRVADGKSPIAMKAVLEAMIMAHEIQGVLALENSFNRVGLDHVLLVKVASTAVVARLMGANRDQLLSALSHAWVDGQSLRTYRHAPNAGSRKSWAAGDATSRAVRLADIAMRGEMGIPGALTAPQWGFNDVLFSKTNKDQKIKPADKCQLSLPQAFGSYVMENILFKVSFPAEFHAQTAAEAAVTLHPQVKDRLQDIDKIVLTTHESAIRIISKVGSLANAADRDHCLQYMTAVPLIFGDLIAEHYEDSFHSDNPMIDELRSKMEVIEDQAYTTDYLDPSKRSIANAVQIFFKDGSSTENVVVEYPIGHRRRREAAIPLLKQKFQQNLATRFPAGQCQRISQALQSQAELEGMAVHEFTGLFVI; from the coding sequence ATGTCTGCCACATTCGAACTTAACGAACGCCCGGATTACGACGACGTCCTGCAAACCATCGCCGACTACGTCCTTAACTACCAAATTGACAGCGAAGAAGCCTGGACCACCGCCCGCCACTGTTTAATGGACACCCTCGGCTGCGGCTTGCTGGCTCTAAAATTCCCGGAATGCACCAAGCACTTAGGCCCGTTGGTAGAAGGCACCATTGTACCCAACGGCGCGCGAGTGCCTGGCACATCGTTCCGTATGGACCCGGTCAAAGCAGCCTGGGACATTGGCTGCATTATTCGCTGGCTGGATTACAACGACACCTGGCTGGCGGCCGAATGGGGCCACCCGTCGGATAACCTGGGCGGCATACTGGCAGTAGCCGACCACCTATCGCAAAAGCGCGTGGCCGATGGCAAATCCCCCATCGCGATGAAAGCCGTGCTGGAAGCCATGATCATGGCCCACGAAATTCAAGGCGTACTGGCGCTGGAAAACTCCTTCAACAGGGTAGGGCTAGACCACGTTCTGCTGGTGAAAGTGGCGTCTACCGCCGTGGTAGCTCGCCTGATGGGCGCCAACCGCGACCAGTTGCTGTCAGCACTGTCACACGCCTGGGTAGACGGCCAATCCCTGCGCACCTATCGCCACGCTCCCAACGCCGGTTCCCGCAAGTCCTGGGCAGCAGGGGATGCCACATCCCGGGCCGTTCGCCTTGCGGATATCGCCATGCGCGGCGAAATGGGCATACCTGGTGCACTCACAGCGCCACAGTGGGGCTTTAACGACGTACTGTTCAGCAAAACCAACAAAGACCAAAAAATCAAACCTGCGGACAAGTGTCAGCTTTCTTTACCACAGGCATTTGGCTCCTACGTGATGGAAAACATCCTGTTCAAAGTGTCTTTCCCGGCAGAATTTCACGCCCAAACCGCCGCAGAAGCCGCTGTTACTCTTCACCCACAAGTGAAAGACCGCCTGCAAGATATTGATAAAATAGTACTGACCACCCACGAATCCGCCATTCGCATTATTTCCAAAGTAGGTAGTCTGGCCAACGCCGCAGACCGCGACCACTGCCTGCAATACATGACAGCCGTTCCGCTCATCTTTGGCGACCTCATAGCCGAGCACTACGAAGACAGCTTTCACAGCGACAACCCAATGATTGATGAACTGCGAAGCAAAATGGAAGTGATCGAAGACCAGGCGTACACAACGGATTATCTGGACCCGAGCAAGCGCTCCATTGCCAACGCAGTACAGATATTCTTCAAAGACGGCTCAAGCACAGAAAACGTGGTCGTCGAGTACCCAATAGGCCATCGCCGCCGCCGCGAAGCTGCCATTCCGCTGCTTAAACAGAAGTTCCAGCAAAACCTCGCAACCCGCTTCCCCGCAGGCCAATGCCAGCGAATCTCCCAGGCGTTACAAAGCCAGGCAGAGCTGGAAGGTATGGCGGTTCATGAATTCACAGGGTTGTTTGTGATTTGA
- the recR gene encoding recombination mediator RecR encodes MAFSPLVDELVESLRVLPGVGQKTAQRMAFHLLERARSGGSRLGDALGRAMDGVRRCDRCQNFADTDVCGICENPERNTGVLCVVESPSDLLAIEQAGDYRAGYFVLMGHLSPIDGIGPEQIGIDRLVHRVRDESVTELILATNPTVEGEATAHYIADRLADNNVLITRLAHGIPVGGELGYVDGFTLTHAFRGRKPLAG; translated from the coding sequence ATGGCGTTCAGTCCTCTGGTGGATGAGTTGGTTGAAAGCTTGCGGGTGCTACCCGGCGTGGGCCAGAAAACCGCCCAGCGTATGGCGTTTCATTTGCTGGAACGCGCCCGCAGTGGCGGTAGCCGCCTGGGTGATGCTTTGGGCCGGGCCATGGATGGTGTGCGCCGCTGTGATCGATGCCAGAATTTTGCCGACACCGACGTGTGCGGCATTTGCGAAAACCCCGAACGCAACACCGGTGTGCTTTGCGTGGTGGAAAGTCCGTCAGACCTGTTGGCCATCGAGCAGGCCGGTGATTACCGCGCCGGGTATTTTGTGCTGATGGGGCATTTATCCCCCATTGATGGCATTGGGCCGGAGCAGATTGGCATCGACCGGCTGGTTCACCGGGTGCGCGATGAAAGCGTAACCGAGTTAATACTGGCCACCAATCCCACCGTGGAAGGCGAAGCGACGGCGCACTACATTGCCGACCGCCTGGCCGACAACAACGTTCTGATTACCCGGCTGGCTCACGGCATTCCCGTGGGTGGCGAGTTGGGTTATGTTGACGGTTTTACCCTGACCCACGCTTTTCGCGGCCGCAAACCTTTAGCTGGCTAA
- the prpF gene encoding 2-methylaconitate cis-trans isomerase PrpF: protein MSGLMSGFINKTPQVKIPATYMRGGTSKGVFFRLEDLPERAQTPGPARDNLLLRVIGSPDPYGKQTDGMGGATSSTSKTVIVSKSTQPDHDVDYLFGQVSIDKPFVDWSGNCGNLTAAVGAFAINSGYVEKDRLPENGAGSGIVTVRIWQANIRKTIIAKVPVTNGEVQETGDFELDGVTFPAAEVQVEFMDPADGEGSMFPTGNLVDDLEVPGVGTLKATMINAGIPTVFINADAVGYNGTELQDAINGNPEALAMFETIRAYGAVKMGLIQNIEEAAARQHTPKVAFVAPPANYSSSSGKAITTDDIDLLVRALSMGKLHHAMMGTAAVAIATAAAIPGTLVNLAAGGGDRTSVTFGHPSGTLQVGAEAKEINGQWTATKAIMSRSARVLMEGWVRVPGDSF, encoded by the coding sequence ATGAGCGGTCTTATGAGCGGTTTTATAAATAAGACACCACAAGTAAAAATCCCCGCGACCTATATGCGCGGCGGCACCAGCAAAGGCGTGTTCTTCCGTTTGGAAGACCTGCCCGAGCGCGCACAAACCCCGGGCCCGGCTCGGGATAACCTGCTGCTGCGGGTGATCGGCAGCCCCGATCCCTATGGCAAGCAGACCGACGGCATGGGCGGCGCAACCTCCAGCACCAGCAAAACCGTCATTGTGAGCAAAAGCACCCAGCCAGACCACGATGTAGATTATCTGTTTGGCCAGGTCAGCATCGACAAACCCTTTGTGGATTGGAGCGGCAACTGCGGCAACCTCACCGCAGCGGTCGGCGCCTTTGCTATTAACAGCGGCTATGTGGAAAAAGACCGCCTGCCTGAAAATGGCGCAGGCAGTGGAATAGTCACCGTCCGCATCTGGCAGGCCAACATCCGCAAAACCATCATAGCCAAAGTCCCGGTCACCAACGGCGAAGTGCAGGAAACCGGTGATTTCGAGCTAGACGGCGTCACCTTTCCGGCCGCCGAAGTACAAGTGGAGTTTATGGACCCGGCCGACGGCGAAGGCTCCATGTTCCCCACCGGCAACCTGGTGGATGACCTGGAAGTACCGGGCGTGGGAACCCTGAAAGCCACCATGATCAACGCCGGTATTCCCACGGTGTTCATCAATGCCGACGCGGTTGGCTACAACGGCACCGAACTTCAGGATGCCATTAACGGCAACCCTGAAGCGCTGGCGATGTTTGAAACCATTCGTGCCTACGGTGCGGTAAAAATGGGGCTGATTCAGAATATTGAAGAAGCCGCCGCGCGCCAGCACACGCCAAAAGTCGCGTTTGTAGCGCCGCCTGCGAACTACAGTTCTTCCAGCGGTAAAGCCATTACCACCGATGACATAGACCTGCTCGTTAGAGCATTATCTATGGGTAAACTGCACCACGCCATGATGGGTACAGCGGCCGTTGCTATAGCAACCGCAGCGGCTATTCCCGGTACCTTGGTGAATCTGGCCGCTGGCGGCGGTGACCGTACCTCCGTCACCTTCGGCCATCCGTCTGGCACCTTGCAGGTGGGCGCAGAAGCCAAAGAAATCAACGGCCAGTGGACAGCCACCAAGGCCATCATGAGCCGCAGCGCGCGAGTATTGATGGAAGGCTGGGTAAGAGTTCCGGGGGATTCATTCTAA
- the dnaX gene encoding DNA polymerase III subunit gamma/tau yields MSYQVLARKWRPRTFEDMVGQEHVLQALIHALESQRLHHAYLFTGTRGVGKTTIGRLLARCLNCETGITAKPCGVCGSCREIQEGRFVDLIEIDAASRTGVDDMRELTDNVQYSPTRGRFKVYLIDEVHMLTTHSFNAFLKTLEEPPEHVKFLLATTDPQKLPVTVLSRCLQFNLKRMTPEHIAGHLNHVLTVEKIPFEEPALWLLARAADGSMRDALSLTDQAIAFGNQQLAASDVSSMLGTINQRDIESLVGTLVSRDGPALLTEISRIADFAPDYGIILADLLSLFHRVTMEQVVPGSADNALGDAHQIQALAKKLSAEDAQLFYQVALMGRKDLAITPDARMGFEMTLLRMLAFRPGTARREPPTAIAADSAPAGNRDEPDPVVGSSNQLEAPVPAKPEPVALAASAPSPTERTPVESIPPWEPQPGTDVDYPDDGAFYGADEAFEAAVPEQRQPAAEPEQHNRPEQQNQPEPQPAVQPKASSNAQSQSQPDDQQAHQSVPVPPASEPSAQPESAEEALPASEFVWQRDFRSLNIAGMPGNLASHGSMLHQGNVVLLTIDEGHARLLNARHEEKILAALRNRFGDATELRIERGQPSDTPAAFDERKRKIRQQAAEQAIRTDPLVQSIVDRFAARVVEDSIRPIEVAKESPADIKSPAGSNRR; encoded by the coding sequence ATGAGCTACCAGGTACTTGCCCGTAAATGGCGCCCGCGCACCTTCGAAGACATGGTGGGGCAGGAACATGTGCTTCAGGCGTTAATTCACGCGCTGGAAAGCCAGCGCCTGCACCACGCCTATTTGTTTACCGGCACCCGTGGTGTGGGCAAAACCACCATTGGCCGCCTGTTGGCCCGATGTTTGAACTGTGAAACCGGCATTACCGCGAAACCCTGCGGTGTTTGCGGCAGCTGTCGCGAAATTCAGGAAGGCCGCTTTGTTGATCTGATTGAAATAGACGCCGCCTCGCGGACCGGCGTCGACGACATGCGTGAGCTGACAGACAACGTGCAGTATTCGCCCACCCGCGGGCGCTTTAAGGTGTACCTGATTGACGAGGTGCACATGCTGACCACTCATTCGTTCAACGCCTTTTTGAAAACCCTGGAAGAGCCGCCAGAGCACGTTAAATTCCTGTTGGCCACCACCGACCCCCAAAAACTGCCGGTGACGGTGTTATCGCGCTGCCTGCAGTTCAATTTGAAGCGGATGACACCGGAACACATCGCCGGCCATTTGAACCACGTATTAACCGTCGAAAAGATTCCCTTTGAAGAGCCGGCCCTGTGGCTTCTGGCGCGCGCAGCAGATGGCAGTATGCGCGATGCCCTGAGCCTGACGGATCAGGCTATTGCGTTTGGTAACCAGCAGCTGGCGGCAAGCGATGTCAGTTCTATGCTGGGCACGATTAACCAGCGTGACATCGAAAGCTTGGTGGGTACGTTGGTTAGCCGTGATGGCCCGGCGCTGCTGACGGAAATTAGCCGTATTGCCGATTTTGCGCCGGATTACGGGATAATTCTGGCGGATCTATTGTCTCTGTTCCATCGGGTGACCATGGAACAGGTGGTGCCTGGCAGTGCGGATAACGCTTTAGGCGACGCTCACCAGATTCAGGCGCTGGCCAAAAAGCTGAGTGCCGAAGATGCCCAGCTGTTTTATCAGGTGGCCCTAATGGGGCGCAAAGATCTGGCGATAACGCCGGATGCGCGCATGGGGTTCGAGATGACGCTGCTGCGTATGCTGGCATTCCGCCCCGGAACCGCTCGCCGGGAACCGCCCACGGCGATTGCTGCGGATTCGGCACCGGCCGGAAACCGTGATGAACCAGACCCTGTTGTTGGTAGCTCGAATCAACTTGAAGCGCCAGTGCCAGCGAAGCCAGAGCCTGTTGCCCTGGCTGCTTCGGCGCCGTCACCAACAGAGCGAACGCCGGTTGAGTCGATTCCACCCTGGGAGCCTCAGCCTGGCACAGACGTAGATTACCCGGACGATGGGGCTTTTTATGGCGCTGATGAGGCGTTTGAGGCCGCTGTTCCTGAACAACGACAGCCGGCTGCTGAGCCGGAGCAGCATAATCGACCAGAACAGCAGAATCAGCCAGAGCCGCAACCTGCTGTTCAGCCAAAAGCTTCGTCCAATGCTCAATCACAATCGCAGCCTGATGATCAGCAAGCGCATCAAAGTGTTCCAGTACCGCCGGCCAGTGAGCCGTCAGCGCAGCCAGAATCTGCGGAAGAAGCATTACCCGCGAGTGAATTTGTTTGGCAGCGGGATTTTCGCAGCCTGAATATTGCGGGTATGCCGGGCAATTTGGCCAGCCACGGGTCTATGCTGCACCAAGGCAATGTCGTGCTGCTGACCATTGATGAGGGCCACGCGCGGCTGTTGAACGCGCGGCACGAAGAAAAAATTCTGGCCGCCTTGAGAAATCGCTTTGGCGATGCCACTGAATTACGTATAGAGAGAGGGCAGCCAAGCGATACGCCGGCTGCCTTTGATGAGCGTAAACGTAAAATTCGGCAGCAAGCGGCGGAGCAGGCCATTCGCACCGACCCGCTGGTGCAATCGATTGTGGATCGGTTTGCTGCCCGTGTTGTGGAAGACAGTATTCGACCGATTGAAGTCGCTAAAGAGAGCCCGGCCGACATAAAGAGCCCGGCCGGTTCAAACAGGAGATAG